One window from the genome of Bdellovibrio sp. NC01 encodes:
- a CDS encoding DedA family protein, translating into MAMVMDIILHLDQHLADWLAYFGPWTYVIMFLIIFCETGLVVTPFLPGDSLLFALGALTSVEGGLNLWVLLTSLTVAGVLGDTANYHIGKYLGPKVFDDNSRFFKKKYLEDTQAFYSKWGAFTIVAARFAPIVRTFAPFVAGIGNMHYKKFLSYNVVGAIAWVFLFVLAGHFFGNLPVVKRNFHIVIFAVIFLSLIPMIMPWIKSHLGKKT; encoded by the coding sequence ATGGCGATGGTTATGGATATTATTCTTCACCTTGATCAACACTTGGCGGATTGGCTTGCTTACTTCGGTCCGTGGACTTACGTGATCATGTTCCTTATTATTTTCTGCGAAACAGGTTTGGTGGTAACGCCATTTTTGCCGGGTGATTCGCTTCTATTCGCGCTGGGTGCTTTGACGAGTGTTGAGGGCGGTCTGAACCTATGGGTACTGTTAACTTCTTTGACAGTGGCTGGGGTGCTTGGGGATACGGCTAACTACCATATCGGTAAATATTTAGGTCCTAAGGTTTTCGACGATAACAGTCGCTTTTTTAAGAAGAAATATTTGGAAGATACTCAAGCTTTCTATTCGAAATGGGGAGCTTTTACGATTGTGGCAGCACGCTTTGCTCCAATTGTCAGAACGTTTGCGCCCTTCGTGGCTGGTATCGGGAACATGCACTATAAGAAGTTTCTTTCATATAATGTCGTGGGTGCGATCGCATGGGTGTTTTTATTCGTTTTGGCGGGTCATTTCTTTGGAAATTTGCCGGTTGTGAAACGTAATTTCCATATCGTGATTTTCGCGGTGATCTTCCTTTCGCTGATTCCAATGATCATGCCGTGGATTAAATCCCACCTTGGCAAGAAAACGTAA
- a CDS encoding 3D domain-containing protein → MKALKNTCKISAFLSFALLAGCGNISSSITTNGSLQAKQQQQTQDSVQTIPLHDMGGSTDEAMTEYFVEETVDSTPQSPVQLPAQNDDDTEAKTPGLGETPQKNPAPQPQQPAPAEDDTKPATPSVTLPKPTNDDIAEAGKTKPTVYYFPVFNEDKNGCDKDEVKTLHGVSGEKIINVCPTTLLSCGIQGSCAIIQKGVRRSFNISDRVSGQDRYFEMTNKECPFGYGVRSSCLDPFFTVAADLDVYKPGDVIFIPSIVGLKLPDGTVHNGYFIVRDQGRGINGKGRFDFYSGFLNWKDTKNPFRKVKFEDVKTSVTYWKVIGDKAEAVRKSRAYPKIPMPPLKQSN, encoded by the coding sequence ATGAAGGCACTGAAAAACACATGTAAAATCTCAGCTTTTCTTTCCTTCGCGCTACTTGCTGGCTGCGGAAATATCTCTAGTAGTATTACGACGAATGGTTCTTTGCAGGCGAAACAACAGCAACAAACGCAAGACTCGGTACAAACGATCCCACTTCACGATATGGGTGGTTCCACTGATGAAGCGATGACGGAATACTTCGTCGAAGAGACGGTGGATTCTACCCCGCAATCTCCGGTGCAATTACCTGCGCAAAACGACGATGATACGGAAGCGAAGACTCCGGGTTTAGGAGAGACTCCGCAAAAAAATCCTGCGCCACAACCACAACAACCAGCTCCTGCTGAAGATGATACAAAACCTGCAACACCATCGGTAACGTTGCCGAAGCCTACAAATGATGACATTGCTGAGGCCGGAAAAACCAAACCGACAGTTTATTATTTCCCGGTATTCAACGAAGATAAAAATGGGTGTGATAAAGACGAAGTTAAAACTTTGCACGGAGTAAGCGGCGAGAAAATTATCAACGTTTGTCCGACGACGTTACTGTCATGTGGTATTCAAGGTTCGTGTGCGATCATTCAAAAAGGTGTTCGCCGTAGTTTCAATATTTCTGATCGCGTAAGCGGCCAAGACCGCTATTTTGAAATGACGAATAAAGAATGTCCTTTCGGTTATGGCGTCAGAAGCTCGTGTCTTGATCCATTCTTTACTGTGGCTGCGGATCTTGATGTGTATAAGCCAGGCGACGTTATTTTTATTCCATCAATCGTTGGTTTGAAATTGCCAGACGGAACTGTACACAATGGTTATTTCATCGTGCGCGATCAAGGCCGTGGTATTAACGGTAAAGGTCGTTTCGATTTCTATTCTGGTTTCTTAAACTGGAAAGATACAAAAAATCCTTTCCGTAAAGTTAAGTTCGAAGACGTTAAAACGTCAGTCACTTATTGGAAAGTGATTGGTGACAAAGCGGAAGCCGTTCGTAAGAGCCGAGCTTACCCAAAAATCCCAATGCCTCCATTGAAACAAAGCAATTAA
- a CDS encoding nucleoside deaminase, which yields MNKDFMMRAIELSKINMHNGAGGPFGSVIVKDGKIIGEGWNKVTSTNDPTAHAEVVAIRDACDRAQNFSLEGSEIYTSCEPCPMCLAAIYWARIDKIYYANTRGDAAFIKFDDDFIYQEIPKEIKDRKIPMEQCGHTEAYEVFKEWLNKADKIHY from the coding sequence ATGAACAAAGACTTCATGATGAGAGCCATCGAGCTTTCCAAAATCAATATGCACAATGGAGCTGGTGGACCCTTCGGCTCTGTTATCGTTAAAGACGGAAAAATTATTGGCGAAGGCTGGAACAAAGTGACTTCGACCAATGATCCCACCGCGCACGCTGAAGTTGTTGCGATTCGCGATGCTTGCGACAGAGCTCAAAATTTTTCTTTGGAAGGTTCAGAAATTTATACGAGCTGCGAACCATGTCCAATGTGCTTAGCAGCGATTTATTGGGCGCGTATCGATAAGATTTATTACGCAAACACACGCGGCGATGCTGCGTTCATAAAATTCGACGATGATTTTATCTATCAGGAAATTCCCAAAGAAATAAAAGACCGCAAAATCCCCATGGAGCAATGTGGACACACAGAGGCTTACGAAGTTTTCAAAGAGTGGTTAAACAAAGCAGATAAGATACACTACTAA
- the queF gene encoding preQ(1) synthase, with the protein MKTKKKNGRDVKELKDFALGEVKTDYPQTYAPEVLEAFDNKNPGKIAWTTFVCTEFTSLCPKTGQPDFAKIFINYIADKKMVESKSAKLYLFSFRNHGDFHEDCVQTICDDLVALLKPKYLEVIGEFTPRGGIAIFPYASYGNKEKFFQDLWQKRMSEFAPGKYSMELSKLY; encoded by the coding sequence ATGAAAACGAAAAAGAAAAACGGTCGCGACGTAAAAGAGCTAAAAGATTTCGCCTTGGGCGAAGTTAAAACCGATTATCCACAGACTTATGCACCTGAAGTTCTAGAAGCATTTGATAACAAAAATCCAGGCAAGATCGCTTGGACCACTTTCGTTTGCACAGAATTTACTTCATTGTGTCCTAAAACAGGCCAACCGGATTTCGCTAAGATTTTTATCAACTACATCGCTGATAAAAAAATGGTCGAATCAAAATCGGCGAAGTTGTATCTGTTCAGCTTCCGTAATCACGGCGATTTCCACGAAGACTGTGTTCAAACAATTTGTGATGATCTTGTGGCACTTTTGAAGCCTAAGTATTTAGAGGTCATTGGTGAATTTACTCCACGTGGTGGCATCGCAATCTTCCCTTACGCAAGTTATGGGAACAAAGAAAAGTTCTTCCAAGATCTTTGGCAAAAACGCATGTCTGAATTTGCTCCTGGCAAGTATTCGATGGAGCTTAGTAAGCTGTACTAG
- a CDS encoding phosphoenolpyruvate carboxylase, with product MQKELSPIFTHLVDWSVSILGQVIELKLGKAAFNRIEKIRRYVKTADGGSLQGLLKLKKDLSKLSAEEQYDIAHAFGLMLEIINSCEAAYRVFRLRQSEPLEVEVEDHSGRIIHVLTAHPTESRNPEIIVYLKKIQNLLEKHLEKPESKDTQELFESICLAWVLPLSKQRKPSVMDEAEYIYSLSLHPDIIDLYLEQKQKAQSFYIRTWVGGDKDGHPGVNEITMHGSLQLSRKHLQHWFDQKCRKLIAELQPALKSSTSERKHLIKLVKGVRLVQARARAIKILKNGDAKKIRTLQELLLEVSESYDWTVGSRSEILNQLNDLFKVFPGLVVPLELREDSALVHEALKTQRSDTNIERMLKKLSQLSLEHDPRFYVRGFVLSQCESAADIQAGIDLTRKYLGKASLPVVPLFESAHSLENCVSIIEELLSKKAILPLIKRQWSSQLEVMLGYSDSAKENGSFPSRFLIQSAVLDLEKLISKKGLTPIFFHGSGGSVERGGGSIQEQTEWWPQSALTTVKMTIQGEVIYRNYTAKELLSRHLQLLTQTREEHKGNVRLRKDSVKAMEDLATYVRHSYQDILSEPEFLDLIEHATPYMFMKDLRLGSRPSKRQGNLQLKNLRAIPWVLCWTQTRALFPSWWGVGHYWSTLSRAQKAQLKRAFKDSALLRSYIKVLGFTLEKIELDIFSLYLHSSKLSKQVVDEFDLRFRQEFELCKKCVREISGERSLLWYRPWLETSIALRSPLIHPLNILQLIALETKNIHLLRETVTGVASGMLTTG from the coding sequence ATGCAAAAAGAACTTTCCCCAATATTCACGCATCTTGTTGATTGGTCGGTATCCATTCTGGGCCAAGTGATCGAGTTGAAATTGGGGAAAGCGGCTTTCAATAGAATCGAAAAGATTCGCCGCTACGTTAAGACCGCGGATGGCGGCAGCTTGCAAGGCCTTCTTAAACTTAAAAAAGATCTTTCAAAACTTTCCGCTGAAGAACAATACGATATCGCCCACGCTTTCGGTTTGATGTTAGAAATAATCAATTCCTGTGAAGCGGCCTATCGCGTTTTTCGCCTGCGCCAGTCAGAACCACTTGAAGTCGAAGTGGAAGATCATTCAGGTCGTATTATTCACGTGCTGACTGCGCACCCGACAGAGTCACGTAATCCCGAAATCATCGTGTATCTTAAGAAGATTCAGAATCTGCTGGAAAAACATTTAGAAAAGCCAGAAAGCAAAGATACCCAAGAGCTATTCGAAAGCATTTGTTTGGCGTGGGTTTTACCGCTATCGAAACAGCGCAAACCTTCAGTGATGGACGAAGCGGAATATATTTATTCTCTTTCACTTCATCCCGACATCATTGATTTGTATTTAGAGCAAAAACAGAAAGCGCAGTCTTTTTATATTCGTACCTGGGTTGGGGGCGATAAAGACGGTCATCCCGGAGTGAATGAAATAACGATGCATGGAAGTTTACAGCTGTCGCGTAAGCACCTGCAGCACTGGTTTGATCAGAAATGTCGTAAATTGATCGCAGAACTTCAACCGGCCCTGAAGTCTTCCACAAGCGAACGCAAGCATCTTATCAAGCTTGTGAAAGGTGTGCGCCTTGTGCAGGCACGGGCTCGTGCTATCAAAATTTTAAAGAACGGTGACGCTAAAAAAATTCGGACACTTCAAGAACTGTTACTTGAGGTTTCCGAAAGCTACGATTGGACCGTTGGTTCACGTTCGGAAATCTTAAATCAGCTCAATGATCTATTTAAGGTTTTTCCCGGATTGGTTGTGCCACTTGAACTGCGCGAAGATTCTGCTCTTGTACATGAAGCTTTAAAAACTCAGCGTTCCGATACGAATATCGAGCGCATGCTTAAGAAGTTGTCGCAGTTAAGCTTAGAACACGATCCCCGTTTTTATGTGCGTGGATTCGTTTTAAGTCAGTGTGAATCCGCGGCAGATATTCAGGCAGGAATAGATCTCACACGCAAATATCTTGGTAAAGCAAGCCTTCCAGTTGTGCCGCTTTTTGAAAGTGCACATTCGTTGGAAAACTGCGTATCAATCATTGAAGAACTGCTGTCAAAAAAAGCGATCCTGCCTTTGATTAAAAGGCAGTGGTCATCGCAATTGGAAGTGATGCTGGGTTATTCGGATTCGGCGAAAGAAAATGGTTCGTTCCCTTCGCGCTTCTTAATTCAATCCGCAGTTCTGGATTTAGAAAAACTTATTTCTAAAAAAGGCTTAACGCCGATTTTCTTCCATGGCTCTGGGGGAAGTGTTGAGCGTGGTGGTGGTTCCATCCAGGAACAAACAGAATGGTGGCCACAGTCTGCTTTGACGACTGTTAAAATGACGATACAAGGTGAAGTGATTTATCGTAATTACACTGCCAAAGAGTTATTATCACGCCATTTGCAGTTGCTAACGCAAACTCGAGAAGAGCATAAAGGCAATGTTCGTCTGCGTAAGGATAGCGTGAAAGCGATGGAAGATCTTGCGACCTATGTTCGTCATAGTTATCAGGATATTTTGTCAGAGCCAGAGTTCTTAGATCTGATTGAACACGCAACACCGTATATGTTTATGAAAGATCTGCGTTTGGGGTCTCGCCCCTCAAAACGCCAGGGCAATTTGCAGCTAAAGAACTTACGTGCGATTCCGTGGGTATTGTGTTGGACACAGACGCGGGCGTTGTTCCCAAGTTGGTGGGGTGTCGGTCATTACTGGTCAACACTGTCACGCGCTCAGAAGGCTCAATTAAAAAGAGCTTTCAAAGACTCGGCACTGTTGCGCTCGTATATTAAGGTGCTGGGATTTACTCTAGAAAAAATCGAACTCGATATCTTCAGTCTGTACTTGCATTCATCAAAACTTTCTAAGCAAGTGGTGGATGAATTTGATCTCCGCTTTCGACAAGAATTTGAACTTTGCAAAAAATGTGTTCGTGAAATTTCCGGGGAGCGTAGTTTGCTGTGGTATCGCCCATGGCTAGAGACAAGCATTGCATTGCGATCCCCCCTGATTCATCCATTAAATATTCTTCAGCTAATTGCACTGGAAACAAAAAATATCCATTTGCTTCGTGAAACTGTAACCGGAGTTGCTAGTGGAATGTTAACTACTGGTTGA
- the aceB gene encoding malate synthase A, whose protein sequence is MITEKLKQEIVTPEAAEFLISLHAKFDNLRRHFLIKRRTLAGEFAQGRLPKFLGETRSIREGDWKVADAPADLRDRRVEITGPAEPKMLINALNSGAKVFMADIEDSLSPSWENVLLAQDTLRKAVRRTLVHEGDNGKIYSLNEELATLVVRPRGLHLEEKNFLIRGQAISASLFDFGLYFFHNAKELIRRGSGPYFYLPKLENHEEAGWWNDVFNFTQDRLKIPRGTIRATVLIETITAAFEMEEILYVLKDHASGLNAGRWDYIFSLIKKFHTQKRFLLPDRALVTMNTSFMNAYSRLLVQSCHKRNAHAIGGMAAFIPNKFDPELNAAALEKVAKDKHREARMGFDGSWVAHPGLIHTAKEQFDRVFGEEQNQKSVIPLIAVTEDELLDVAPALGLITEEGVRLNINVSLLYLDRWLDGVGAAALHNLMEDAATAEISRSQLWQWLHHSVPLADGRIFSPELYHEILRDEVQKLIPQRLPYLDKAISLLNSLVLSNHFQEFLTLSAYEILNQIDKGDNDDLEFRAAIAPAGL, encoded by the coding sequence ATGATCACCGAAAAGTTGAAACAAGAAATTGTCACGCCTGAAGCGGCAGAGTTTTTAATTTCTCTTCACGCGAAGTTCGATAATCTTCGTCGTCATTTTCTTATTAAAAGAAGAACTTTAGCAGGAGAGTTCGCACAGGGACGTCTGCCAAAATTTTTAGGAGAAACCAGATCCATTCGTGAAGGTGATTGGAAAGTGGCCGATGCGCCAGCCGACTTACGTGATCGTCGTGTGGAAATCACAGGTCCCGCTGAACCTAAGATGCTTATTAATGCATTGAATTCGGGCGCAAAGGTGTTCATGGCGGATATTGAGGATTCTTTGTCGCCGTCATGGGAAAATGTCTTGCTTGCGCAAGATACGCTTCGTAAAGCCGTTCGTCGCACATTGGTTCACGAAGGTGATAACGGAAAAATCTATTCATTAAATGAAGAACTTGCGACGTTAGTGGTTCGACCACGTGGTTTACATCTAGAGGAAAAGAATTTTCTGATTCGTGGCCAGGCGATTTCGGCATCGCTTTTTGATTTCGGTCTTTATTTCTTCCATAACGCAAAAGAACTCATTCGTCGAGGCAGCGGTCCTTATTTCTATTTACCAAAACTAGAAAATCATGAAGAGGCTGGCTGGTGGAATGACGTCTTCAATTTCACACAAGACCGCTTGAAAATTCCTCGCGGAACGATTCGCGCCACAGTGTTGATTGAAACCATCACGGCAGCTTTTGAGATGGAAGAGATTCTGTATGTCTTAAAAGATCATGCTTCGGGATTAAATGCAGGACGCTGGGATTATATTTTTAGTTTGATCAAAAAATTTCATACTCAAAAACGTTTCTTACTTCCCGATCGTGCGCTGGTGACTATGAATACATCATTCATGAACGCTTATTCGCGCTTGCTGGTACAAAGTTGTCACAAACGAAATGCCCACGCCATCGGTGGAATGGCGGCGTTTATTCCAAATAAATTTGATCCTGAACTGAACGCGGCTGCTTTAGAAAAAGTTGCGAAAGACAAACATCGTGAAGCGCGCATGGGCTTTGACGGTTCATGGGTGGCTCATCCAGGTCTTATTCATACGGCGAAAGAACAATTCGATCGCGTGTTTGGTGAAGAACAAAATCAGAAATCAGTCATACCTCTTATTGCTGTCACTGAAGATGAACTTCTTGATGTGGCACCAGCATTGGGTCTGATCACTGAAGAGGGAGTACGCTTAAACATCAATGTCAGTCTTTTATATCTGGATCGTTGGCTCGATGGAGTTGGCGCTGCGGCCTTACATAATTTGATGGAAGATGCAGCGACGGCAGAGATTTCGCGCAGTCAATTATGGCAATGGTTGCACCACTCAGTACCGCTCGCGGACGGAAGGATTTTTTCGCCAGAACTGTATCACGAAATTTTGCGCGACGAAGTTCAGAAACTTATTCCACAAAGACTTCCTTATTTAGATAAGGCCATCAGTCTTTTGAACTCGTTGGTTCTTTCGAATCACTTCCAAGAATTTTTAACTTTAAGTGCTTATGAAATTTTAAACCAAATCGACAAGGGAGATAACGATGATCTTGAGTTTAGAGCTGCAATCGCGCCAGCTGGATTATAA
- the aceA gene encoding isocitrate lyase, giving the protein MILSLELQSRQLDYNWTTDKRWGGVQRNYTSTDVVKLRSSLPVKYTIADHGARKLWKGLTSEGYLNTFGAMTGAQAVQMVKAGLQSIYLSGWQVAADANLAGQTYPDQSLYPSNSVPAVVRRINNALARTDQIANQTNKDVRGLDWYAPIVADAEAGFGGPLHAFELMKSMIEAGASGVHFEDQLAAEKKCGHLAGKVLVPTSNFVRTLQAARLASDVLDVPTVIIARTDALSATLMTSDIDPADRPFLTGERTPEGYYTIRGGLDYAIARALAYAPWADVLWFETSKPDMKEAEIFAEEIHKKYPGKILAYNCSPSFNWKMHLSESEIAQFQGRLGKLGYKFQFITLAGWHLLNYHSFDLAHHYANEGMSAYVRLQEEEFAAASRGYTAVKHQAEVGTGYFDEVLQTIMEGKASTGALKGSTEEQFHDHSHDHVRDRDPVQQPLSH; this is encoded by the coding sequence ATGATCTTGAGTTTAGAGCTGCAATCGCGCCAGCTGGATTATAATTGGACAACGGACAAACGCTGGGGTGGCGTACAACGTAATTATACGTCAACGGATGTTGTGAAATTGCGTTCCTCACTACCTGTGAAATATACGATCGCTGATCATGGAGCTCGTAAACTTTGGAAAGGTTTAACCTCTGAAGGATACTTGAATACATTCGGTGCGATGACGGGTGCTCAAGCCGTGCAAATGGTGAAGGCTGGTTTGCAATCGATTTATTTAAGCGGTTGGCAAGTGGCGGCTGATGCGAATTTGGCGGGACAAACGTATCCTGATCAAAGCTTGTATCCATCGAACTCAGTCCCAGCTGTGGTTAGAAGAATTAATAATGCTCTAGCTCGCACAGATCAGATTGCAAATCAGACGAATAAAGATGTGCGTGGTCTTGATTGGTATGCACCGATTGTTGCTGATGCCGAAGCAGGTTTTGGTGGGCCACTGCATGCGTTTGAATTGATGAAGTCGATGATTGAAGCAGGTGCTTCGGGTGTTCACTTCGAAGATCAATTAGCTGCGGAAAAGAAATGTGGACATCTTGCTGGAAAAGTCTTGGTGCCTACATCTAATTTTGTGCGCACTTTGCAAGCGGCTAGATTGGCGTCTGATGTTTTAGATGTACCGACTGTGATTATTGCCCGCACCGATGCTTTAAGTGCGACGTTGATGACTTCTGACATTGATCCTGCCGATCGCCCCTTCCTTACAGGTGAAAGAACGCCAGAAGGTTATTATACGATTCGTGGCGGTCTTGATTACGCAATTGCACGTGCGTTGGCGTATGCTCCATGGGCTGATGTATTGTGGTTCGAAACTTCAAAACCCGATATGAAAGAAGCCGAAATTTTCGCAGAAGAGATTCATAAAAAATATCCAGGTAAAATCTTGGCTTACAACTGTTCGCCATCTTTTAATTGGAAAATGCATCTTTCCGAAAGCGAGATCGCACAATTCCAAGGACGCTTAGGCAAATTGGGATACAAATTCCAATTTATCACTTTAGCGGGCTGGCACTTGTTGAATTATCACAGCTTCGATCTGGCCCACCACTATGCAAACGAAGGGATGTCGGCTTATGTGCGCCTGCAAGAGGAAGAATTCGCAGCAGCCTCACGCGGTTACACAGCGGTGAAACACCAGGCAGAAGTGGGCACGGGTTACTTCGATGAAGTCCTGCAAACCATCATGGAAGGCAAGGCTTCAACGGGCGCCCTGAAAGGCTCTACTGAAGAGCAATTCCACGATCATAGCCATGACCACGTTCGGGATCGCGATCCTGTTCAACAACCGCTATCTCATTAG
- a CDS encoding DUF4180 domain-containing protein: protein MKTAIHEVNGIKIFEVIGDGVLIHTPSDAVQIMMDIAAQGSRKIILHQKNLAPEFFDLKSRLAGEILQKFVNYSIQVAIVGDFTDVKSESLKAFIIESNRGKQNFFVNDLSTAQSLLLSRNPF from the coding sequence ATGAAGACAGCAATTCATGAAGTGAACGGTATAAAAATATTTGAAGTTATTGGAGATGGAGTTTTGATACACACTCCGAGTGACGCTGTTCAGATCATGATGGATATAGCTGCCCAAGGTTCCCGTAAAATCATTCTTCATCAAAAAAATCTTGCGCCAGAATTCTTTGATCTAAAAAGCCGTCTAGCCGGCGAGATCCTGCAAAAGTTTGTTAATTATTCTATTCAAGTCGCGATCGTCGGTGATTTCACTGACGTCAAAAGTGAAAGTCTGAAAGCATTCATTATTGAATCCAACCGAGGCAAACAAAACTTCTTTGTGAATGATTTGTCTACGGCGCAGTCGCTTCTTTTGAGCAGAAATCCTTTCTAG